The following coding sequences lie in one Xanthomonas hortorum pv. pelargonii genomic window:
- the yeiP gene encoding elongation factor P-like protein YeiP, whose translation MKANDIKKGNVVEYNGGIYQIRDIERSSPQGRGGNVRFRFIMYSVPGGVKTDASFDADDNLPEVELLRRLSTFSYKDGEAFVFMDDEDFTPYTLDADVIGTDAGYITDGLTGIYVQVIDDQPVAVQLPQTVTLEVIETPPELKGGTATKRPKPAKLDTGLEIMVPEYITNGERVLVNTTTGEFAGRAD comes from the coding sequence ATGAAAGCTAACGACATCAAGAAAGGCAACGTCGTCGAATACAACGGCGGCATTTACCAGATCCGCGACATCGAACGCAGCTCGCCGCAGGGCCGCGGCGGCAATGTGCGCTTCCGCTTCATCATGTATAGCGTGCCAGGTGGAGTGAAAACCGATGCCAGCTTCGATGCCGATGACAACCTGCCGGAAGTGGAGCTGCTGCGTCGTCTGTCCACGTTTTCGTACAAGGACGGCGAGGCGTTCGTGTTCATGGACGACGAGGACTTCACCCCGTACACGCTGGACGCGGATGTGATCGGCACCGATGCCGGCTACATCACCGACGGGCTGACCGGCATCTACGTGCAGGTGATCGACGACCAGCCGGTGGCCGTGCAGTTGCCGCAAACGGTGACGCTGGAAGTGATCGAAACCCCACCCGAGCTCAAGGGCGGCACCGCCACCAAGCGCCCCAAGCCGGCCAAGCTCGACACCGGCCTGGAAATCATGGTGCCCGAGTACATCACCAACGGCGAGCGCGTGCTGGTCAACACCACCACCGGCGAATTTGCAGGCCGCGCCGACTGA
- a CDS encoding DUF4105 domain-containing protein has translation MSFRRWCGWLWLAAVIAPAAQAELHVEVVPLDLKPAQITATHVLVEQVAQRLPSGWTQRITAPIQLQWRTDLPAHVHGRAIGQRVLLDRALLQAWSAQSATAQADIGAPATRAAMAAVVHELAHVLDRGPQGGLSRDPRLRDLAGWQVRPWRLGRGENQFSDRSPDEYERRSPAEFVAVNLEHYVLDADYHCRRPALSAWFGEQLGAPRAVAACDTTLPYLQADSDAGAMSLLKLNPSRVYAVDYLLAEGNEQPMSRWGHSMLRLVICAPGRAPGPDCRMDLQYHRVLSFRAFVGDVQISSWRGLTGSYPSRLFVLPLNQVVDEYTKVELRALSSVPLKLTPEEIAALLARVAQVHWSYDGRYYFIGNNCAVETFKLLHDGVPRLAAARLSSITPRGVRHRLQRAGIADMQVLDDRAQAIRQGYYFESAAAHYQSMFEVIRRGMPVPQTSVEQWLDARPDARAQWVDQGGLRETAAALLLEQAALRRQELLARDALKRLLQPGAAGRDAVQGQLQALFARQAQLSHPATLLGTSGYGVPQADEQQQLTARVAQESGVLIDGWKQLQALGRQQLPADVRIGLEQGEANVERLRARLRVLARGDAAADKVQSDMGMPLEAQ, from the coding sequence GTGAGTTTTCGCCGCTGGTGCGGGTGGCTGTGGTTGGCCGCCGTGATCGCACCGGCGGCGCAGGCCGAGTTGCATGTTGAAGTTGTTCCGTTGGACCTCAAACCGGCGCAGATCACAGCAACGCATGTCTTAGTTGAACAGGTGGCGCAGCGTCTGCCGTCAGGGTGGACGCAGCGCATCACTGCACCGATCCAGCTGCAATGGCGCACGGATCTACCGGCGCACGTGCATGGTCGTGCGATCGGTCAGCGCGTTCTGCTCGATCGCGCATTGCTGCAGGCGTGGAGCGCGCAATCGGCGACGGCGCAGGCGGATATCGGCGCACCGGCCACGCGCGCGGCAATGGCCGCCGTGGTGCACGAGCTGGCGCATGTGCTCGATCGTGGCCCGCAAGGCGGGTTGTCGCGCGATCCGCGTCTGCGCGATCTGGCTGGCTGGCAGGTGCGCCCATGGCGGCTCGGGCGTGGCGAAAATCAATTTAGCGATCGCAGCCCGGACGAGTACGAACGGCGCAGTCCTGCCGAATTTGTTGCGGTGAATCTCGAACATTACGTGCTGGATGCCGACTATCACTGCCGGCGCCCGGCGTTGTCTGCCTGGTTCGGTGAGCAGCTTGGCGCGCCACGCGCGGTGGCCGCATGCGACACGACGTTGCCGTACCTGCAGGCCGATAGCGATGCCGGTGCGATGTCGCTGCTGAAACTGAATCCGTCGCGCGTGTATGCGGTGGATTATCTGCTTGCTGAAGGCAACGAGCAGCCGATGAGCCGCTGGGGTCACAGCATGCTACGCCTGGTGATCTGTGCGCCAGGCCGCGCACCTGGCCCGGATTGCCGCATGGATCTGCAATATCACCGTGTGCTGTCGTTCCGCGCGTTTGTCGGCGATGTGCAGATTTCCAGCTGGCGCGGGCTGACTGGTTCGTATCCGTCGCGGCTGTTCGTACTGCCGTTGAATCAGGTGGTCGACGAATACACCAAGGTCGAACTGCGCGCTTTGTCGTCGGTGCCGCTGAAGCTCACGCCCGAGGAAATCGCCGCGCTGCTCGCGCGCGTGGCGCAGGTGCATTGGAGCTACGACGGGCGCTATTACTTCATCGGCAACAACTGTGCGGTGGAGACCTTCAAGCTGCTGCACGACGGCGTGCCACGCCTGGCCGCAGCCAGGTTGTCGTCGATCACCCCGCGCGGTGTGCGGCATCGCCTGCAACGCGCCGGCATCGCCGACATGCAGGTGCTGGACGACCGTGCGCAAGCGATTCGCCAAGGCTATTACTTCGAATCGGCGGCCGCGCATTATCAGAGCATGTTCGAGGTGATCCGCCGCGGCATGCCGGTGCCGCAGACGAGCGTGGAGCAATGGCTGGATGCGCGACCGGATGCACGTGCGCAATGGGTGGACCAAGGCGGTTTGCGCGAGACGGCAGCAGCCTTGCTGCTCGAACAAGCTGCATTGCGGCGACAGGAATTGCTGGCGCGCGATGCGCTCAAGCGCCTGCTGCAACCGGGTGCTGCCGGGCGTGATGCCGTGCAAGGCCAGCTACAGGCGTTGTTCGCACGGCAGGCACAACTCAGTCACCCGGCCACGCTGCTGGGAACGTCCGGTTACGGAGTGCCGCAGGCAGACGAGCAACAACAATTGACTGCACGTGTGGCGCAAGAGAGTGGCGTGTTGATCGACGGTTGGAAGCAGCTACAAGCGCTGGGTCGGCAGCAATTGCCGGCCGACGTGCGCATTGGATTGGAGCAGGGCGAGGCGAATGTGGAGCGCTTGCGCGCGCGACTGCGCGTGCTTGCGCGCGGCGACGCGGCCGCCGACAAGGTGCAGTCGGATATGGGCATGCCGCTGGAAGCGCAATAG
- a CDS encoding DUF2388 domain-containing protein — MMRSLVFCALTLLPLAAFATSLAGTSAGASSAGSSDSSSSGDDKVVADAREDAAGFVASDGAIRGARLEAALLQLRSRNDAARLSSDLQLAQSILAQ; from the coding sequence ATGATGCGCTCTCTCGTGTTTTGCGCTTTGACGCTGCTGCCGCTGGCAGCTTTCGCAACCAGCCTGGCTGGTACCTCGGCGGGTGCATCGTCGGCCGGTTCGTCCGACAGCAGCAGTTCGGGCGACGACAAAGTGGTTGCCGATGCACGCGAAGACGCGGCCGGCTTCGTCGCCAGCGATGGCGCCATCCGTGGCGCGCGTCTTGAAGCGGCGCTGCTGCAGCTGCGTAGCCGCAACGATGCGGCGCGGCTGTCCAGCGACCTGCAACTGGCTCAGTCCATCCTGGCCCAGTGA